The sequence ATTGTGACCATTATTCTTGTTATAAAATGTTCAGCAATTTGTTGTCAACAATAAACACGTTAAACAAGGTTTATAATAAACACAACCAGCATGTTGATTTGCTGGAGAAACATGAAACTTGTCCACATCACAGCTGGAACTGGTCAATCCTACAACTACTAACTTGGACCAAAACTGTAACAAGTTTACTATCATTACGATCTTTTACAGAGACGATGATTTGTAGTGCAAAACCTGAAGCGTTGATGCAAACTCACCACGTTTTCTTCCTTCTTGATTTCACTTCCTGAAAAAAACGATGGAGGCGAATTCAGCTTCATagtgcaattaaaaataatcagttcTGTTCCTTAATAGATTCAGATCCACTTTAAGCACTTTGTTCTAAGTTTATGATAGTTTTAGACATGTTAGTCTCTGTCTTCTCTTATTGTAAGATAATATTGATGCAGCAAAACGGCTCAATCATGTAAACTTAGAACGATTAAAAGATGAATCTGTGAATATTCTGACCTTTAGTTTTCTTCCACTTGATGAAAACCAGAATGATTATTAAGATAACTGCTGAAGCCACAGGAACAACAATATGCCACCAAGTCCAACCTGGAAAGAGAGTTTATGATAATCAGTGTTTAAACTGAGGAAACTAGCAGGATGGAGAGAAAGTTTCCATCCACGTTCATGTGGGAGTTTGATTCtaaaaaaagttgctttggGGATTTTTATCAGTCTTTGACTACGTTACTACAGGAACAACCTAAATTAACGTTCCATTATTGGAAAACACAGTAATCTTTAGAAGTTCAAGAAGAAGcacatattttaacttttaaaaataagttcatTATGCACTCACCTGTATTATGATCTATTTTCTGATCTGTTTTCTGATCTGTTGACTGGTGGCTGAAGGTGAAAAGCTGAACTTCTCTAGTTGAGatatttgtgacgttacattttATAGAGctaaaaaatgttgagttttgatGAAAGGAAGTCGTCAGGATCACAGTAGAACGATAGACGGGTGGTGATGGTTTTGAATCTGATGATGTTTCTCCTTCCCCCTCATGCAGCCACTCCACTGTGTGTCTATGAAAGTTATAATCCACCACAGAGCAGTTTAAGACGACAGAATCATTGATCTTCTGTTCAGTCACTGGTGAAAATGGAGAAGTTGAGAcataaaaagttacataatcTTAATAACTTTGTGTGTTCTAACAGAATAGTTTGAgcagaaaacatgtaaatactCACAGTGAACTACAGACAGATGAACAGAGGAGTTTGGTTCTTGTTGTCCTGATGTCGACTGTCTGCAGATGTATTGACCAAAGTCCTCCATGCTGACCTTCTTTATGACCAGAGAACAGTTAACAGGGACATTCAGTCTGTCtgatatatttaaattaatatttccagCTTCAAACAGCGTCACTGTTGACACTGAACGGAAGATCCAAGTAGTTCTGTCACATTTATTCTGACCATCAGTCACGTCTTTACAAGGCAAAGTCACTTCATCACCAACTCTGACCAAGAACTGAGATGGTTGTttccctgcagctgctgttcagAGAACAAGACAGAAGATGGAACAAAGAAAGCATCAGTTAATGAGAGAACGTGACATATTCAGCTTTGTAATGTTATTGTTAAAGGTTTACTTACCTGTAGCTGTGAGCATCAGTACCagctgtaaatacattttaatctcTACATTAGATCATTGTTCCTCTGTCTCGTCTTGTGAACAAATGACTCAGACCATCAGTGGTTTCCTCTTAAAGCTGAAAACGCTGCAGCCTGTTTACAAGGTGTCACTTCCTCATGACACAATATTTTTGTCTCACATCAGAGACTTGCTTCcttgtaaatttgtttttgaaacttttcatttctAGCTTATTCTAAAAGCTATAAACATCTCtctgtgcatttatttaacattttatttatttccatatctgtcaaatataaacttttatgTATCAagtaacaacagaaaaacaagtaaCAGTAATGTGGGTGTGTCTGAGGTTATGGGTGTTAGTTTCATCTGTGAGCTCAGATATGTGAGAACAGAAGCTCGTCATCTGGTTGCTGCTTCTTCTCACGATATagtcaaaacataaatatatttctcattatctctgacttttttattttaaagtgtttcctTGTCAGAGATGTTTTCTAAATTAGACTACTAGACATTTACAGTCAGCTATAAGACACACCTCTTCTTTCCCTGGAGCGGCTTGCTGGCAGGTACCAGGTTAACCCTTCACCTCTTTGGTTTACCAGAGCATCACCCTGAGAATATGGCAGGAAGTTTCTTCCACATCAGTCTACCATCTGCAAGAAAGGCTGCAAGAAGCACAGAGTTTCTCAGGTTCTGCACTtagtgcagttggtagcaccaCAGTAGTGGACGGTAACGATGGCACTTTGATGCTTTTTGTTACTTGTTTCTTTTCCCTCAGCATAGCTTCGTAgtcccctgctgctgctgtctgaaaTGCAATTGGCCATAAGAAGGGGAACCAATCACAGTCGCTGCTCACACCTGGGATCTGCCGTTTTGTCGTCCTCGTTATGTGTGCCGAGCTGAGCTCCtactttcatttaaacatttgaacatgGAGAAACCAGCGCACACATGGCCAGATCTCAGCTCCATGTTTGTAGCTTATAGGTTAAATATGGCATTACTTATAGTTACCAGAGTTCCTGTTTGGGGGGATAATGAGtcttttctgttatttgtttttctgttttcttttgggGCTGCTGGTGGTGGGCAGAGTGCCTCTTCATGTGTAAACTTTTTATTGAGAAACTTTTACTTGTAGCTGACCATGAGTATCAAACCTCAGGTACTAGAGCTTCGTCCACCACTGGTTATCCAGTCTAATACGTGACACACCTCCTGCTGTCAGGCCTTGGAGCAGCTTGCTGGCAGGTACCTGGTTAACCCTTCACCTCTTTTGGTTTGACGGAGCATCACCCTGAGAAAATGGCGACAGGAAGCGTCTTCTACATGACATCTGCAAGAAGGGTTGCAAAAGGCGACGTTCACACGACAGTTCTTGATACTCAAACTTGACTCTTtctgaaatttgattttcttttatggtcgttcacataacttttaaaatgttggataTATCTGACTTCAGTGTGAATTGTTTGCGGTTCCAAACAAGatcttctctgcttcagttaaactctCCACAGTTCTTCACCACATGACTGACACATGAAAACAACCCAAagctaaatattgtttattattattggtcAAGTTTTATTCAGAATTTTGCAGAGCAACAACACACTTATATCAACTGTTTCTCTTTTATAATTACATATTGTTTGGTTTATCACAGAAAGGGAACGACTTCCAAAGCGAACAAAGCAGCAGGTTGTTTACTTCTCTGTGTGTCAGAATAAAGACTGGCATTTTGgcaaaattttataaaaaattatgaatCCCTGACTGTTACACACAtcatgaatataaaaataaatgtaatttaacatATGAAACAGGTGAATTTGTCTTGAAATATAGCTTACACAGAGGTTGTGACGTTCAATCTGAGAAGAGTGATGAGAGCTGTATGTCCAACAGCGCCCTCTACTGGCTGGGTCActtcacaacaaaaacaactgattcatttattcataaacATATTCTTATCCCACTTCACAGGCCTGCAGTTATTTAATGAAACTGTTTTCCTCTATTTAAAATCTAACAACAGTTGGTTTCCTTCAGTTGAACTGATTCCTGTTGATCAGAGTTTGACGGCAGCAGCTGAATGATTCTCTCTGTTTTCCTCCATGACTTTATCTTCATTATCTTCCATGTGCctctgctgaaaacaaaatatgtttaatattccTCTAAATTTCTCCCAATTCTCACTACAGCAAGAATAAATCAATAGTGTGGTGTTCTGATAGCTGCCATAACTTCCTGTTTGGCTATTTTAGATGTAATATGTTTGAACCAGTTTTGttcttcctggttttaatttgtacattttaatacCATGCAGATGTTTACGTTCATCTGCATTTTGTTTGCTGATGAGGCagaattaatgtgtttttcattttagctgTAAAAATCCTGGTTTCCCAGGACGTTTCATGTGTAAAAGTTTGATCTGTGAATTTTCTCaccgttttgtttttggtcttcATGTTGACTGTAATAACTGATGTAAGGAGAGCCGCCAAACCCACAGACACAACAATACATCTCAGTACGTACAATACatgcagaaaacctgaaaatacaGAGATTTAGATTATAGAAGACTAAATTTCtatcaatatttatattaaaacatcaCAGAATGACAATCTTTCACTTGtcattgatttttgattttgtcaTTAGTTGATTgctattttagatattttatttttggtttcattttttttttttgagggaaAAGACGAGGAGAACAAGCAACAAATTTCAAAAATGCATAAACTGGATCCGTTTTGTGAGATTTATTGAGGACTTTTAAATGTGTTCTCACCTGTGTCATGATCTGTGTTATGATCTGTTTTCTGATCTGTTGACTGGTGGCTGAAGGTGAAMAGCTGAACTTCTTTAGTTGAGatatttgtgacgttacattttATAGAGctaaaaaatgttgagttttgatGAAGGGAAGTCGTCAGGATCACAGTAGAACGACAGACGGGTGGTGATAATGATTTTGAATCTGAGGATGTTTCTCCTTCCCCCTCATGCAGCCACTCCACTGTGTGTCTGGGGACGTTAAAATCCACCACAGAGCAGGTTAGGACGACTGAATCATTGATCTTCTCTTCAGTCACTGGTGAAAATGGAGAAGTTGAGAcataaaaagttacataatcTTAATAACTATGGATTGTGTGTTCTAACAGAATAGTTTgaacagaaaacatgtaaatactCACAGTGAACTACAGACAGATGAACAGAGAAGTTTGGTTCTTGTCCTGATGTCGACTGTCTGCAGGTGTAACGACCAACATCCTCCATGCTGACCTTCTTTATGACCAGAGAACAGTTAACAGGGACATTCAGTCTGTCTGATATAGTTAAATTAATCTTTCCAGCTTCAAACAGCGTCACTGTTGACACTGAACGGAAGATCCAAGTAGTTCTGTCACATTTATTCTGACCATCAGTCACGTTTTTACAAGGCAAAGTCACTTCATCACCGACTCTGACCAAGAACTGAGATGGTTGTttccctgcagctgctgttcagAGAACAAGACAGAAAATGGATAAAACTGAACATACAAAACGttgattaatgaaaatatatgtGGCATAAATATTAACACAGCTTTAATGTTATTGTTAAAGGTTTACTTACCTGTAGCTGTGAGCATCAGTATCagctgtaaatacattttaatctcTACATTCGATCATTGTTCCTCTGTCTCGTCGTGTGAACAAATGACTCAGACCATCAGTGGTTTCCTCTTAAAGCTGAAAACGCTGCAGCCTGTTTGCAAGGTGTTACTTCCTCTTGAGTCAACTTTTGTCTCACATCAGGAACTTGAATGAATACATCTTTCAGACCctttttcaattcaattttttattttaataactgagGACATCGGTATCATTACTGTTTTCTAGTTTTAATGTGCCAAACGCACACTTTTACATGCTGAAGAATAAGTAACAGAAATGTGGTCGTGTTTGAGGTTACAGATATGTTAGTTTCATATGTCAGCTGGACTGAACTGAATGTAGCAGCAGATCTGATAAAGAGAAAAACGTTTCCACTCAGGCGGGTCCATTTGAAGCATCGCCTTCTatcagaggcctgggagcttcaGGGTTTTGCTCAGTATGTGAGCTGAGCTGTTTGTTAGCTGGTTTAGGACTACACTCCTCTCTTCCTGGAATCTCCTCTAGTTTGAGGatttcagctgaaaatgcaCAGATGATGAGCTGAACCAAGGTCTCGATTCTACACAGCTGCTGCGTTTCCTCCTTGGTATTTATTGAGCTTTTTGTGTTCGTTTTTGATGTTGCATTGTTCCATCTATCacctttttaaccttgtttCCGTTTTATCCACCATTATGATGTGAGGTTGGTTATTCAGCGCATGTGTTTGGATCTGACAGTCCCACAGCATTTAATCCCTGCTCTTCTCCAGGATCCGTTGCCATGTCTCCCTCTTTGTTTGGGggattttttcttcaaaattgagCGTATTGGAgttatttatttgctaaaacttATTTCCAGTTTAGAACCTGACCAGTTAAAATGAGGGAACCTTCAAGCTCCTGGTTAACGCTTCGCTTCTTTTGATTGGCCAGAGCCGCACCTTTAGGCTGAATGTAATAATAACAGAATTTAATCTTAACAGGATATTTACGCCATCTAGTGGCAACTACATGGCgtagatttaaaaatgactcCCTATCCAATCTGAATTTTCTTTGCATGTCAGGCCAGTGATTCACTTTGGATGCTGAGCAGCTGGGAGGATTTTTGCATCAACATTATTACTTTTAGACAGTTATGATGCATCTGGGCACAAACACTTAAGacaaacaatattaaaaacaacaacagattttAAGATATAAACAGACTCCTTTAGTTTTCAGCCCAGCCAGTTTATCAAGGAGGCCTTACTAACAAAACCTCTGATGATGTtcatataaaactttaaaaatcaaaaccagaaTCTGAGGCAACTGAAAAATCAAATGGGCAAAAACTTAAGTACAGGACCAAGAGTTTAATTTATCTTGCAGCATCTGCAGGTTAGAAATATCTTAAGAAGCAAATTAATATCAggagttaataaaaaataactaaaagtttCCCACATTGCACTATAATAAAAAATGCTCACATGGTCACAACCTGAAATCCGATCCAGAAATAGATTCTTTAGGTAAATAACAAGAAAACTATCTTTTTATAACTCAGTATAAAATCTTTCTAAGTTGTTTAAAATCCTTAGCAGAAGCTGAAACTGTGTGACACAATAAACatataattgccaataattcgcactttgaaattaaatgttcagttttgaataactttctgtattttctatATGTTCATTGGTTCAGCAGCACAGAAGAGCAAAAATCTCCAATTTCCTCATAGATCACcatttcttcatcttcatcaccgtcgctctgaaaaaacaacaaaacactcaaaGTTTGGAAAACTGAGGCTCTWCTTTGGAAAACCGCTAATAGTTAAATATCATTTAAACAACTTTAGTTGCTTTTGTTCCAGATTTACCTCCACAATCCCAGGaatctttgtttcatttcctgAAAAGAGTAAAAAACTCAACTTTAGTTCAGCCTCAACCAAAAAGCTCAATAAACTTTGGGGAATTGTCTGACCTTTAGTTTCTGTCCAGATTTTGACTCGAACGACAGAAATTATGAGAGCTGCCAAACCAATAGATACAATGATCCATCTCATCAAATATGCAAAGTCTGAAAACAATAACATAATAATCTTAGAAGCAGACATTTTCACTCTGAACAGGTTAGACTTTAAACACTACAAAGCTAAAATGACAATGTGGATCCTTAAAGTAAGCGCTATGCACAARATRAAAATATATGATTCTGTTGGAACTAACTTAGAGAAAAGCTGGACCTACATCTAAACGTCAGGCTGTGAAAGATTAATTTCAAACATCTGTATCCATCCAGAATCTGTCACTGGCTTTGACTTTCCTGTGTTTCAAACTTCCCACAAAGCTCCCACCATGCCGTCTGCAAGGACTGATGTTAAACTtagaaatgcagcttttaacttatattattttaaacatgtctCACCTGATTTTTCCCCAGAGGACTGAGGCCTGAACACAAACAGCCGAACTTCGTCTGTGTACGGATTCATCACTTCACACTTCAGTGACCTGTAAAGTTCTGACTTCTGCTCAGGGTCGGTTGTAGTAAAGGTCACATTGGAGGAGCAGGAACCTGTTGATATCTCCAtctgtgatgtcacttcctcttCCCCCTCAAACATCCACCTTACTGAGTGAATACATWGTGCAAATTCCAACATGGAGCAGAACAGAGTGACTCTGTCATCTTCCTTCTGTTCACTTACTGGTGCAGGGAGAGACGTAATGAAAGAGCATCCAGCAAATGAGCTACAGTGGCATCATGGTGGACTCATCACATTGAATAAGTAATTGCAGAAAAGCTTGAATCAAGGTAAGAATAATAAGTAATACTCACagtttatgataaaaacatacatttggAAGTCTGGTCCTTGGAGTTGATCTAGGAAGAAAGTTCTGCTGGTGTAAGAACCGACATCATGAACAGAGACGTTCTTAATAACCAGGGAACAGTCGGCAGCCATTAACAGTCTGTCCAGCTTAGKTTCTGCAGTGTCCATTAACTGTCCACTGTCCACCAGCACCACTGACTCCCTGGTTTCAGGAGCAGCGAAGATCCAGGTGGAACCTTCACAGTTTTCCTGATTGAATCTGTTTCCAGTGGGTAAAGTAACGTCGTCTCCAGTTTGGACAAYGAAGAAGGACAGAAGGGACCTCATGGTGGCTGTtgacagaaatgaatgaaaataacatCCACTACATGGAAATCTTGATCTTACACTGAGTGTCGGGATTATTTAAAGTGCAAAACATTATAGGAAACGTTAATCCAGAAGGTCTAACAGCAGAGACCCAATTACCCTGTACTTTCAATGtaataaaccaaattatttgatatttaaactGTATATTTTACAGAATGAGtctgggggctgcacagtggtgcagttggtagagctgttccCTTGCAGCAataaggttctgggttcgattcccggccccggtctttctgcatggagtctccatgttctccctgtgcatggtgggttttctccaggtactccggtttcctcccacagtccaaaaacatgactgtcagattaattgatCTGTCTAAAttacccctaggtgtgagtgtgtgtgtgtatggttgtgtgtcctgtgtgtctctgtgttgccgtGCAACAGACTCGgaacctgtccaggtgaccccgcctctcgcccggatcGTTATGCAACAGCAACcatcccgaccccactaagagtcaagggtgtaagaaaatggaaaaatggaaaaatggatggatggatggatggatggatggatggatggatggatggatggatggatggagaatgAGTCTGTTGCTACCTGTGGTTGGATTGTTTGTGGAGATCCCAGGTGCAGGTTTGGTCGTTGGTGTTTCAGTTTTCGGTTTAGAtgtttctgtctggtttgttgatgtttctgtctggtttgttGATGTTGTCATTTCTTTGGAAGTAGTTGCAGAACTTGAATCTgagaatccaaaaataaaatccacatcaaagtaagaatatattttttgttttgttatataGTACAATATGAGAAATATGTAGTCGTGAATTTAGACATaatgaaaataagaaactaTTAGTAGAACTTGTGCTTATGGTAATTTAATCATGAAATTATATAAACCATTAAGcccaaagaatatttttaatcagcaggAATCTGAGCACTGATAGCCATAAATtgatgaaataaagaaaatgtagcaGTTTTATCWAATGGGAAGTACAGATACGTATCTAATAGATCTGATATCTATTACATGCATTTATGCATCTCACATTCATTATGCRATMgaaaaaacaaaagagattaATCAAGTTTATCTGATGYATATAAAAASCTAGTTAATWAAAACTGTTAtggtcactttttaaattacatttaaatcacTAGGAATAAGGAAAGTTTCTAGYATTTATGAYTGTAGTAGAAGAAGCATGAAAGGATGACAGAACGTCACTACCTCGCTGTTTTGTTGGATTCATGTTTGTCAATGGATTTGTYGTCACTGATGTTGGCCAAATGT is a genomic window of Poecilia reticulata strain Guanapo linkage group LG21, Guppy_female_1.0+MT, whole genome shotgun sequence containing:
- the LOC103457213 gene encoding uncharacterized protein LOC103457213, whose translation is MALLLQLTGAFLHHPLTFTIREGHDVSLPCGNLRDNQEKCKYTNWFFRNSRTNRTVMLFERGQXXKAAKTKWDRLRIAANCSLLMRRVTDEDAGRYFCRQFAAGRQQKPDAEVILSVRDDSSSATTSKEMTTSTNQTETSTNQTETSKPKTETPTTKPAPGISTNNPTTATMRSLLSFFXVQTGDDVTLPTGNRFNQENCEGSTWIFAAPETRESVVLVDSGQLMDTAEXKLDRLLMAADCSLVIKNVSVHDVGSYTSRTFFLDQLQGPDFQMYVFIINLSEQKEDDRVTLFCSMLEFAXCIHSVRWMFEGEEEVTSQMEISTGSCSSNVTFTTTDPEQKSELYRSLKCEVMNPYTDEVRLFVFRPQSSGEKSDFAYLMRWIIVSIGLAALIISVVRVKIWTETKGNETKIPGIVESDGDEDEEMVIYEEIGDFCSSVLLNQ
- the LOC103457215 gene encoding uncharacterized protein LOC103457215: MYLQLVLMLTATAAAGKQPSQFLVRVGDEVTLPCKDVTDGQNKCDRTTWIFRSVSTVTLFEAGNINLNISDRLNVPVNCSLVIKKVSMEDFGQYICRQSTSGQQEPNSSVHLSVVHLTEQKINDSVVLNCSVVDYNFHRHTVEWLHEGEGETSSDSKPSPPVYRSTVILTTSFHQNSTFFSSIKCNVTNISTREVQLFTFSHQSTDQKTDQKIDHNTGWTWWHIVVPVASAVILIIILVFIKWKKTKGSEIKKEENVQEPILQPEVTVLEPETSEAVVEPEGGVYYASVCYAKKAKGKAQVHSSVENSPPEDPAAQEAVYAVVKKTETADVTE